A region from the Streptosporangium sp. NBC_01756 genome encodes:
- a CDS encoding NAD(P)-dependent alcohol dehydrogenase: MRTTTGWQAASPTALRRASLERRDLRPDDIAVQVDYCGVCHTDLHALHAYDQHTKAPLVPGHEFTGVVTGTGPEVTTFSVGDRVAVGNIVDSCGVCAMCEAGQENFCHSFPTLTYGGTDRQDGSTTLGGYSREYVVRDTFAYPLPSGLDPAAAAPLMCAGVTVWEPLRSLGVRPGSRVAVAGLGGLGHLAVKMAVALGATTTVISRTQDKHDDARKLGAHDLIASTDTQRMATARDTFDIVIDTISAPHDLAPYLKLVAMDGTLSLLGYLGPVTIETIDLLIGRKKLSSAGSGGRLATAEMLQFCADNSIAADVEVLPSSQVDTALDRLRRNDVRYRFVLDMSDLD; the protein is encoded by the coding sequence ATGCGAACGACCACCGGATGGCAAGCGGCCAGCCCGACAGCGCTGCGGCGCGCGTCACTGGAGCGCCGTGACCTACGCCCGGACGACATCGCGGTGCAGGTCGACTACTGCGGCGTGTGCCACACCGACCTGCACGCCCTGCACGCCTACGATCAGCACACGAAAGCGCCCCTGGTACCCGGTCACGAATTCACCGGCGTGGTGACCGGGACCGGCCCCGAGGTGACCACCTTCTCAGTCGGCGACCGCGTCGCGGTGGGCAACATCGTCGACTCCTGCGGCGTGTGCGCCATGTGTGAAGCCGGACAGGAGAATTTCTGCCACTCCTTCCCGACCCTGACCTACGGCGGCACCGACCGGCAGGACGGGTCGACCACCCTGGGCGGCTACTCCCGCGAGTACGTCGTGCGCGACACCTTCGCCTACCCGCTCCCCTCCGGCCTCGACCCGGCCGCAGCCGCCCCGCTGATGTGCGCCGGCGTCACCGTCTGGGAACCCCTGCGCTCCCTCGGTGTGCGCCCCGGCAGTCGCGTCGCCGTGGCCGGCCTCGGCGGCCTGGGCCACCTCGCAGTCAAGATGGCCGTGGCGCTCGGCGCTACCACGACCGTCATCAGCCGCACCCAGGACAAGCACGACGACGCCCGCAAGCTCGGCGCTCACGACCTCATCGCCTCCACTGACACTCAGCGGATGGCCACGGCACGCGACACCTTCGACATCGTCATCGACACCATCTCCGCCCCTCACGACCTCGCCCCGTATCTGAAGCTGGTGGCGATGGACGGCACCCTCAGCCTCCTCGGGTACCTGGGCCCCGTCACCATTGAGACCATAGACCTGCTCATCGGCCGCAAGAAGCTCAGCTCCGCGGGCAGCGGAGGCCGCCTGGCGACAGCCGAGATGCTCCAGTTCTGCGCCGACAACAGCATCGCCGCCGACGTCGAAGTACTCCCGTCGTCACAGGTGGACACGGCACTCGACCGCCTCCGGCGAAACGACGTCCGCTACCGCTTCGTGCTCGACATGTCCGACCTGGACTGA
- a CDS encoding carboxymuconolactone decarboxylase family protein, whose product MEPRFDLMANPLGAKIAKRIYNVALAIVQSSLPQATQDLVMLRASQINGCGFCVDYHTKDATAAGEDSVRLHLVAAWRESTVFTDAERAALALTEEGTRIADAHLGVSDETWAKVREHYDDDQIAALVSLIAMINANNRLNVIVRNPGGSYRPGQFANMAN is encoded by the coding sequence ATGGAACCCCGTTTCGACCTGATGGCCAATCCGCTCGGCGCTAAGATCGCCAAGCGGATCTACAACGTCGCCCTGGCCATTGTCCAGTCGTCGCTGCCGCAGGCCACTCAGGACCTGGTGATGCTGCGCGCCAGCCAGATCAACGGCTGCGGATTCTGCGTGGACTACCACACCAAGGACGCCACCGCCGCCGGCGAGGACTCCGTCCGTCTCCACCTGGTGGCCGCCTGGCGCGAGTCCACGGTGTTCACCGACGCCGAGCGGGCCGCCCTGGCACTGACCGAGGAGGGTACCCGCATCGCCGACGCCCACCTCGGCGTATCCGATGAGACCTGGGCGAAGGTACGCGAGCACTACGACGACGATCAGATCGCCGCGCTGGTCTCCCTGATCGCCATGATCAACGCCAACAACCGGCTCAACGTGATCGTCCGCAATCCGGGGGGCTCCTACCGGCCGGGTCAGTTCGCCAACATGGCGAACTGA
- a CDS encoding tyrosine-type recombinase/integrase, giving the protein MEWPAAATFNRHLDALRSAVTFWMDQGWLAVDLTRRLRRRGRAPDRTRALAVADIEALLNLEALLRERTLWTMLYETAARASEVLSLDIEDLDRRNRRARVTRKGSAVDIIGPVLV; this is encoded by the coding sequence GTGGAGTGGCCGGCGGCCGCGACCTTTAACCGGCACCTGGACGCGCTCCGCTCCGCGGTGACCTTCTGGATGGATCAGGGCTGGTTGGCGGTCGATCTGACCCGGCGGCTACGACGGCGGGGCCGCGCCCCTGATCGGACTCGTGCACTGGCGGTCGCCGACATCGAAGCGTTGCTCAACCTGGAGGCGCTGCTCCGGGAAAGGACGCTCTGGACGATGCTGTACGAGACGGCCGCTCGTGCCAGCGAGGTACTCAGCCTGGACATCGAAGACCTGGACCGGCGCAACCGACGCGCCAGGGTCACCCGCAAGGGCAGCGCAGTCGACATCATCGGCCCTGTTCTCGTATAG